Below is a window of Narcine bancroftii isolate sNarBan1 chromosome 13, sNarBan1.hap1, whole genome shotgun sequence DNA.
GATTCTAATTTAGGTTCAAAGATCTAACAAGAGTTTCCTTTCTGGAAAATGGTCTTTGACccgtttctctttctacagatgctgccctgCCTGCCcagagtttccagcattttttaggTTCATTTCTGATTCCCAccatctgctttttttaaatttaagttccATTTCAAACTATGTTAAATgcgaaatttagacatactgcacggtcacaggccctttggcccacgagcccgtgctgcccaattgaccgaTGCACCTGATACGTTTttgaaagaaaccagagcacccggagggaaGCCACACGggcaaggggagagcgtacaaactcctgacagacagctccGGACTCGAGCACCGTGGTAACCGCTATGCTGACTGTGCCGCCCTGACATAAACAAGGAAAAATGAAACACAAGGTATGTTCCAAAGCATCTATGAAAATGAAGAATATGTGGCTTTGTGTTTGGGTAAAGCACATGTTAATGCGCTTTCACTTTCGCAGCCGGAATTCAACATTCCTCCACTTGTGCTGCAGAGTTAAAGAATGCTAAATTGTCTACAGCCACTGCAATTTCAAAGCAGCCTGTTCAGTATTTTTTTATTTCCTGCAGCTAATGCTGGTACATGGTCCACTCTTAACGTCCAAACATCTCCCCATTCAATTGGCTGTCTGGTCTAATCTAAGAGAAGAATCAGATGCATTTTGTGATCTACATTGCCCTCCACAATGTTGgggaaagacactttttttccccccttatttgcccatgttctccacagttattaaattatcatatgtaattaaagtgcacattccagattttattccaggttatttgtatacattttggtttgaccatttagaaattacagcacttattatcatcccctcatttcagggcaccataatacaTATTTGGgatatagcaatggtatgtatattagtcaTGTTCAGTACTTTGTTTGATATCCCTTGCACACAATGCCTGCTTGAGGTCTGTGATTCATTGAcaccaccaggtgctgagtatcttctgtggtgatgctctgccaggcctctgctgcagctcctgcttgtttcgggggcttgtCCTATTGTTTTCTCTTTAGTGTACGGAAGCccgtgctcaattggatttagactgACTAATTCAAGAATTGTCCGGTTTTTAGCTGTGAAAATCTCTTCTGTGGCTTTAGCAGTATTTTTGGGATCACTGTCTTGCCGTGGGATGATGTGTCGTTTGATGAATTTGGAGAAATTTGCTCGAACTTAAGCGGGTGTTTTTATAcgcctcagaattaattttgctacagccatcagcagttacatcatcaataaagATCAGCCTTACATGCcttacatgcccaggccataacaccaccACCATGTTCCACCATGAGGTgggatgctttggatcttgggcagttcctttacgcctccacaatTTGCTCCTGCCATCACTCTTATacaagttaatcttggtctcaactATCCACAAGACCATTTTTCAGAATTCTTCAGGCGCTTCTAAATACTTTCTGGCGAACTGTCACAtgcccatcctgtttctgtggctaattagtggtttacatcttgcagtgtacCCTCTGTATTTCTGCTCATGATATCTTCTGCGGACAGTATTCATTGACACGTCAACACCTACCTCCTGAAGAATtattctgatctgtcggacagacattaagggatttttcttcattatgatgagaattcttctgccaaCAGCAGTAGTGGATTCTTCCTTGGCCTCCCAGTCCccttgcgattactgagctcaccaggccgctctttcttcttaatgatgttccaacctgttgattttggtaatcctaagatttgggCGATATCTCTTCTtactttattcttgtttttcagcctcataacggcttctttgacttaCATTGGCACAAATCTGGTCCTCCCATGTTGAAAAAATGGcatctacagactccaaaggtaatcaaaagcttagaagcaagcctagctctcttatacctgcaccagtgaaacaattaaacatacagAGAGACCCCCGActtaacaataatttcaacttacgATGCGAGTCCCAGAACTGAATCAGGGTCTAAATGTTACCTGATGACTcaaaaacacctgtgaagccaaatgcccaAACCGTAATGGTGTCCAGAAAAGGGGTAACTatgaataaaaagtgctgtaatttctacatggtcaaaccaaaaaatgtatgcaaatatccttgaataaaatctggaatgtgcactttaaatcACAtgcgaattgtttgattacaaatttaaaactgtggaacacggggcaaataaagggaaaaaaatatctttgtcccaaacattattgaaggtactgtgtatttttaaaacttttctgtgGAAATAAATTTGGTTGAAGTGGTAGAAGTAGTTTCTTTAAAGTCCGTCTTTTCTGGTATAAGGAAAAAAGCTAACTGCTGCATTGGGAATGCTTGCTTGACGAACAAGGCTGGTGCTGTGTCATTTATAGAGTATCACACGTTATCCTCATCATCCTTGAAATGGAGGTCATCCAAATTTCTGCTGCCCATGTCATAACCCACACTGTCCTGCAGACCCATCCTCCTTTGAGCTTTCTAATCCTTGTTGCCTGTACATCGAACAATTGGTACCCTTATTAACAACCGTTTTAAACTCCACCAACTACCTCTATACATCCCCAAAAGCCTTCTATGCTCCTGCAGTTCTAGGTTTGAGATCCCTGAGCTGAATATCAGTGGAGTTACTTTTTTACTGGATCCTTAGCTTTGGAATTTCCTTCCGACACTTCATCTGGTCTGGGAACACAATGtccctgagcggaaagccctccaaaaggtagtggacacagcccaggacatcacaggcaaaacccttcccactattgagcacatctatgGGGAaccctgccatcggagagcagcagcaaacaacaAAGGCCTTCACCACCcggcacatactctgttctcaacGGGaaaaggtctaggtgccacaaggcttgcatcaccaggttcaggaacagctgctacccctccaccatcagactcctcatcgaCAAACTTTATCAggcactcatttaaggattcttgtgcactttattgaatttctttttgttctctctgagtTGCatcgtcagtttgtttacatgttttatactgcatacagtttgttttttttgcactaccaattagcagTAATTCTGCCACGACCGCAGgataaagaaatctcagggttgtatgtggtgtcatgtatgtacagtactctgacaataaatctgaaatctgatctctcTATTTTTCATCTTTAAGACATTCTTTAAATGCTTCTTTACTGGCCAAATTTTTGATCATTTCTTCTGGACCTAGAATCAAATTTTCTTTGACTACATTTGAGTGAAGCTTGGCGGCACATttagtgctgttacagtgccaacaacaggggttcgaatctggcactctctgtaaggagtttgtacattctccccgtgtctacctgggtttcctcctacatttccAAGACACACAGGGTGTATTTGGGTAGTGGGGGTGCCTGAAGAACGTGTTactgttctgtacctttaaactttttttaaatcaatgacgCTCTggggtatttaatttttttaaaatactacaTTGATAATAGTTATTGTTTTAACTGGATTAGACTcatgaattggaaacaaatgCATGTTTAGAAAACACTGTAATGAAGCAATACTCATAGTTTTGTTGTTGACAGCATTTTACTTTTCAAACTTTTCTATAGGGCAGCAgggttgacgtagcagttagcacaacacctctACAGCGCGAACAATCgggtcctgggttcgaatcccgggctgtctgtaaggtgtttgtacgttcccccgggggggggggggggggcggctccggtttcttcttcccacccttcaaagcgtaccagggtgtaaatttggcagcacaggttcatgggccaaaatgacctgttaccgtgctgtaagtaaAAAAAACCAGGTGTAGCCTGGTACAATACTGGGTCAATTTGTGTACATTTAATGGGCAATAATTGGTAACTGGCAATGGTAACTATATATAAATCACCAACTCCAAGAGCCTACAGTTGTACTGGCCCTCAAGCAAATCGTTGGTTGCTCTGTCAAGGGTTGAAGGGAAAGGATGGCAACACCAGTCTTCCTCCGTGAGACACCTAAGCAAAATCACACCAGGAACCTGTGTATGGCCCAATGCAAAGAGCAGACTCTGAAAATAACATATAAACAGGAATATGCTTGAGATACACAGCAGGTGGCGCAATGTCTGTGGAGACAGGAACAGAACCATGACCTTCCCTCAGAACTGCAAGTTGCTAGAGATTAGGATTCGCAGAAAAGTGGTGTGTGTATTTagggtatgggtgtgtgtatatagtgtgtgtgcatgtgtatagtGTATGGGTGTGTATATAGgactgtgtgcatgtgtatatagaGTGTGTGTATAGTGTATGGGTGTGTATATaggagtgtgtgcatgtgtatatagaGTGTGTATAtagtgtatgggtgtgtgtatataggagtgtgtgcatgtgtgtgtgcatgtgtgtgtgtatagtgcatgagtgtgtgtgtgtgcacacgcacGCCTGTAGGATGGCAGGGTACAATGTGCAATAGAGAGGACACATGAAGGTGGGAGCAGGAACTGTTGAGCATGCCAGTTAGAAGAGGGTGTTAAATGCTGGTGAATGCCAAATAGTGAGTTTTAAACAGAAAGAGTTAAATTAGGTTAGAAATTACAAGAGGAAAGAGAATGAACAGAATGCTAATTGTCTGAAACTGTTCAATTGAATGGAGATCGTATCCCAAATCAATGATGATTTTTCATCAAATTAAAAGTGATTGACCTGATGcatttaaggattcttgtgcactttattgattttctttttgttctctaaaCACTCAACGTGTTTAGCAAGGCTTGGAGAATGGATCAAATGACCTGTTCTGAACTTTGTGACTTGGCATTTTCTATGAAGAGCTGAGATACATTTATGCAGTTCTAAAATGGAGATATATGAAACATAAAGTtttgggttgaatggcctcttcGGCTCCTGTGCCCTGTTGATAAGTgtgtaaatgttaaaaaaaaatgtttggatctTGCTATTACTAATTGGCCCACCTCCTTGACCTGCTGCCGTCCTCCTGATGAATCTGCTCCTACAGGACTGATAGGAGAGAGCTCCAGGGTTTAGATTCTGGGAGGATGATGGAATGATAATATATTCCCACGTCAGGGTCGTGCTGAAATTCTTGAACGGTGTTAGAGCAGCACTTATCATGGAAGAGCACGAGGGGCAGGGCGATGTGAGTCAGCCCTTGTACCTGGTCTGCCACTCACAACTAATTGACCTCAGCACCTCCTTAAGATGTCTATCCAACACCGTCTTCAACGACTGAGCCTGCACAGCTGTCCTGAGGAGAGAATTTCAtggattcccccctcccccccacctccgggTGTACCTTCCTCCTCTCCCATGAACGACCACCCCATTACTTTGAGAcagtgtccatggcctcatgcattatcccaccaagaccacccgtaaattggaggaacagcacatgATTTTCCGTGCGGGATCCGGacggcattaacatggacttctctggtttctgctagcccattccccgttctccttccctctcctccagctctccatccccagagtcatccccttccccctccttgctggtgtgcccttcctcccCTGCCTGTGGGACCTTGCTTTTCCTCCTGACcctccccccttacctttttgttcaggcgcctgcccacatgaagggctcaagcccgaatttttgctgatgtatctttgctacatcgttgaccagctgagtttctccagcttcgtgtttttacctcaatcacggtgtctgcagacctaTTTTGATGAAGAATCCCGACTTGCCTGATCCTCCCGAGTCCCTCCACCTTCTCAGTTGTGCCTCGTTTCTGGGCAACTGAGCCTGGGGAAAGCCTGTCAAGGCCACCAGTCAGAATGATGTGGGTTTCAATGAACTCATCAAGGCAAGTGGAAAGTATTCCATCATACTTCTGGCGTGCGCCTTGTAAGATAGGGAGACCACGTGAGTAACTGGCTGAGTATCACATATAACATCTAAGCCGTCACTGGAATGGGGCTGTGACAATCACTGCGTCGGGCAGACTTTCCCCTCTTAACTCGAACAGGGCTAAAGCGAGAGGGTGGACTAGGCAGAGGTCCTAGTGGTCGCGGAACCGCGTGCAGACACACGAGCAGGATTAACTGAGAGGTGCAAGACTTGCACAGATCTGAAAAAAAAAGCCAGAAACTGATACAAACGTTGCCTGTCACATAGCGGAGAGGTAATCGCACAGGAGGGAGAGGAAAACGACTGGAAAATAAGAGCTTTGggaaaggggaggtggggggtcaaTCGAGCGGAGCAAGGAAGTTCGACCGGGACTCGGAACTGGCGAAAGTGAAAGGGAAAGTGTGCGTTACCTCGAGTGGGGGTTCTCGGCTGGCTCCCGGATCACAGTGGGATCAAGCATCGACAGTGTTAAAAGAGGCGGCTCCTGACCAGTTTATTTCTGTGTCGAGTTGGCTGAAGACTTGAACTTGATCCCGAGGAGGGGCCGGTCGTATAGCCACACTGTTTAATATtgcgattaaaaaaaaatccggaCCGCTGGCATTCCcccaccccgacccccccccccccccgctctctctctctccccccctctctcaccccctctctctctccccccccccctctctctctctcctcccccccccccccctcctttctcaCACTCTCTGTGGAAGCATGCAGAGTTTGGTGCTCGTCAGTGAAGGCTCCGGCTCCGACCATGCCCAGTCCGACCTCCCTTAACCTGTGATCGGTGGAGGAAAggttctctcccccaccccccaccccccacccccctttccctGTGAGCGGAATCATGGATAAACCTCTGTGTAATTATGACAAGGACTACGAGCCGGGCAATCACCACGAGTGCTGCGAGAGAGTGGTGATCAACGTGTCGGGCTTGCGCTTCGAGACGCAGATCAAGACCCTCCGCCAGTTCCCCGACACCCTGCTGGGAGACCCGCAGCGGAGAATCCGCTACTTCGACCCGCTCAGGAACGAGTACTTCTTCGACAGGAATCGCCCGAGTTTCGACGCCATCCTTTACTATTACCAATCCGGCGGCAGGTTGAAGCGACCGAACAGCGTGTCTCTGGAGGTTTTCATGGAAGAGGTGAGATTCTACGAGTTGGGAGACGAGGCCGTGACCAGGTTCCGTGAGGATGAAGGCTTCATCAAGGAGGAGGAACGGCCGATGCCCAGCAATGAGTTCCAGCGGCAGCTGTGGCTGCTCTTCGAGTACCCGGAGAGCTCTTCGCCGGCCAAGGTGGTCGCCATCATCTCGGTGCTGGTCATTCTCATCTCCATTGTGGTCTTCTGCCTGGAGACCCTGCCGGAATTCAGGAATGAGCTGGACCCTACCCTGCCGGTGCACTCGCCCCGGGGGAACAGCTCGCACCTGGATGCTTTGAGCAACCCCTTCCAGGACCCTTTCTTCGTGGTGGAGACCATGTGCATTTGTTGGTTCTCCTTTGAGCTCTTCCTGAGGTTCATCGTCTGCCCCAGCAAGCCAGCCTTTTTCAAGAACATCATGAATATCATTGATTTTGTGGCTATCATCCCCTACTTCGTGGCCCTGGGCACGGAATTTGCCAGGCAGCGGGGGGTGGCACAGCCTGCTATGTCCCTGGCCATCCTCAGAGTCATTCGTCTGGTCAGGGTCTTCAGAATCTTCAAACTCTCCAGGCACTCTAAAGGCTTGCAGATCCTCGGGCAAACTCTGAAAGCAAGCATGAGGGAACTGGGCCTcttgatcttcttcctcttcattgGGGTCATCCTCTTCTCCAGCGCTGTCTACTTCGCTGAATCAGAGGACGAGAACACCATCTTCACCAGTATCCCCGAGGCTTTTTGGTGGGCTGTTGTCACAATGACCACGGTGGGATATGGAGACATGTACCCCATGACCCTTGGGGGAAAGATTGTGGGATCCCTCTGCGCCATTGCTGGCGTGCTCACCATCTCGTTACCTGTACCTGTGATAGTCTCAAATTTCAGCTACTTCTACCACAGGGAGATCGAAAGCGAGGATCAGACCCAATACTCACATGTGACCACATGCCCTTACCTGCCTCCAAGCCCGAAAGCccaatcagtgacagggaaaagTGCAGAAATGGAAGACGACCTCATTGACAATTTCTGCTCTCCCCTTCAAAACGATATGTTGGATGGTTTCTGCCCCATTGGAGACCGGGACTCCGCCAGCTCACCGAGCAAGAAAGCTATGGTCACCCAAGTCTGACTTGGCTCCCCTTTCAAAGTTGCTTAAATGTCACTGCAGGAGAGAACAAACTTAAACTACACTTAACTTGGAGTTGGTCATTTCCCTCCAGCATTGCACTGGGATTTGGGGTGGGTGCTGACAgccggagggggtggggtgggttgtgTATTAAACCTGAAGCCAGATAATCTGTGCTTAAGGAAAGATGGAACAAGCTTGTAAAAATTCAAAGGAGAACCTTCGAGTTATTGACTCGTTTTGGGAAGGGAGTGTTGGTGTCAATATTTCTCTTCAAGGTAGGAAGATTATCCCTGTGGAAGTTAGCAACAGTTCTCGCTCACACTCGATTGtcctatttattaattttttttaaagcatgcaAAATGCATGGGTATTTGCTCATATTTGTTAACTGAGAATAAAAGATGGCTTGGCAGGTTGAAAATGTGGTAGTATTTCTAACTTCCAATAATCTTCAGTGTGGTCTGTTTGTGGTGGCTACACTCCTGCATATCATTCTGATGTTACTCAGTCAAAAGACAGATTTTAATGTGAGACCAGCTCTTGGCCAAGGTTATGTGGCAGCTTTATAGTACAGTTGTGTCAGACAGATCTTGTGGTGGAGGGGGGTCCTCTCCTCAGACCTCACTCCAAAAATCGCGAGAACTCGTATCCAGTACTAAAGGTTCACCGAATTGCCTTTTGAGTGAGATATTAACTTGAGGCTGTGTCTGCACCCAGGCCGCTGTAAAAGATCCCATGGTTCTATTCCATGAGAGAGATGGAATTTTATTCTGGTGTTCAGACCACTCTTTAATTCCCACCCTCCCCTGCCCATTAATGATATCTGGTTCCATCTATCCTCCCTCCTGCCTCTGTCTCCAaactgctcccccccccctctctcatcTGGCTCCATCTATCCATCATTTCCCCCTCACGTGGTGCCATCCATGCCTGCCCCTGCCACACCTTTTTATTGGCTATCTTCCCTCCacattctcagtcctgatgcagattATCAAAATGAAGCATCAATCTTCCCTTTGGCTTCATCGATGCTGGTGAATCCGCCAAACTCCTGAGTTTGTTTTCGTTCCAGGTTTCAGTCACCAGAGTCTCCTGTGTCTCTATGCCTGATCAATCTCTTATTGCGGACTCAGACACCTCGCTAGGCATCAAGTTGCCAGACGAGTCTCCATACAACTTCAGAAACACTCATTTGGGGTATCATGATGGGTGCTGCACAGATTCAAGAATTTTGCGTCTACACTAATCTTTTGTTTTATCTGGataatatttttctttccatctGAAGATCCCAATGAAAACTATCTTTTTGAACAAGACCAGTGTTTTactcccaacctcacacccatttTGCTAGCAAGCCCCGCAGCCTCCAAACCCATTCCTTTTGGAAGGCTGGAAGAAAACAAGCAAATGCCAAACAGAGGGCTTTCCATCCATCCATTCTCAATCACTTCTTTACAATAATGGTCCTCGCTCCTTGTGCTTTACAGCGGGAGGTTTTAGTTCTGTTCTGGGATGTGGGACTCAATGGCAAAGCTAGAATCGATCACCGTCCTTTAGTTCCCTTGTATTAGGTAACCTGCTGTGCTACATCAGAGAGTAGTTAAGAGTCAACATTGCTGGGGATCTAGAGGCTCTGTAGGCCAGGCTTTGTACAGTAGGAAGGGTGAGACTCAAAGGCACTTCGTAAAGCGAACGTGTTTGGAGACAACTTGATAGTACTGTGATCACTGTTCGTGATGTTGCTTTTCACTCCAGATTATTAGCAAACTACATTTAAGTTTTCCCCAGTAGAATTTGAGTGTTAGTCTTTAGACATATCTGGATGTCCTTGCTCAACAAAACCAAATTTTAGCAGtatttaaatttaggcacacatgccgcccaattaacctacaccctcggtacattttgaatgatgagaggaaactggagccaacAGAGACGTGGGGAAAAtgtaccaactctttacagacaatgcgggatttgaaccccagtcctgattgctagcGTTCTGCTAATTGCTATTCCAACTGTGCTGCCCGTTATCACAACAGAAATTAGGAAGTTATGTGGAATGTTATCCAAATTCTATCATGCCCTAAAAGGTGGCACTTTGGACCATCAAGTCTATGCTAGCTCACCAAGCAATACCATTCCCTATTCATTTTCCCTTAACCTACTCTCCACACATTCTCATCCACTCCAccatttcccacccccaccccccattcatcCACACA
It encodes the following:
- the LOC138748948 gene encoding potassium voltage-gated channel subfamily A member 2-like; translation: MDKPLCNYDKDYEPGNHHECCERVVINVSGLRFETQIKTLRQFPDTLLGDPQRRIRYFDPLRNEYFFDRNRPSFDAILYYYQSGGRLKRPNSVSLEVFMEEVRFYELGDEAVTRFREDEGFIKEEERPMPSNEFQRQLWLLFEYPESSSPAKVVAIISVLVILISIVVFCLETLPEFRNELDPTLPVHSPRGNSSHLDALSNPFQDPFFVVETMCICWFSFELFLRFIVCPSKPAFFKNIMNIIDFVAIIPYFVALGTEFARQRGVAQPAMSLAILRVIRLVRVFRIFKLSRHSKGLQILGQTLKASMRELGLLIFFLFIGVILFSSAVYFAESEDENTIFTSIPEAFWWAVVTMTTVGYGDMYPMTLGGKIVGSLCAIAGVLTISLPVPVIVSNFSYFYHREIESEDQTQYSHVTTCPYLPPSPKAQSVTGKSAEMEDDLIDNFCSPLQNDMLDGFCPIGDRDSASSPSKKAMVTQV